TGAACGTCTTGAACTTGAACTCCGAAGAGGGGTACTGCTTGTGGTCTTGCAGCTGTCCCACCAGTATTTAATTAATCACAAAGTTCTTGTACGTGGGGAATAtcgagcaagaaggaaaatcTAAAATTTACTAACCTCGATCTCTCCAATGTTCCCCCTTCCAACGCCCCAGAGACACATTTCGTCCATATCACTCCTTGCCCACACGCCCATTTTGCCCTTGTGCATATAGCCGCCTGCATCAGCAATACTTTGCCCCCAGTTCTCCTCCGCTACCAgcgcttcctcctcatcgctCTCCTTCATGTCAGAAAGGGCTATAAGACCATCTGTGGACGCTGAGAGCAACAAAGTACCCGGTGTCTTGATTTCAGGGTTGTGGGAAGCGGGCaaaaaagtggaggatgagcggagaagggagaggtggGTTATATCGTCTGAATGGGTAGACGAATGGGTGTAGAGAGGGGCGGAAGAGTTACGGGGGTCCCAGAAGAGAATATGAGCCTCGGAAGAGACAAGCTCTGTACCGCCAATGACGAGGCTGTCATGGGCAGAGATGGTGAGCGCAGTAACCGGAAGGGGTTTTCGGATGAATGCTAAAGTAACAGTTGCGTTAACTTTGTGAACATTGAAAGACGGCAAGAATGCGCGCCGAGTTGACCATGTTATTGACAAACCTTTGATGACCGTGGCCTTTTGCCTgctcctctcatcccaCCGGATGATACTTCCATCTACTGCTGCACTCCATAgctctcctccatcgcACGAGACAGAGCTGATGTGTCCCCCATGAGCGCCTTGGAGAGTTGCGACGGACTGGAGGGTCTGGTTGTCTGCGACCGTGAGGGATTTGGAGGGATGGCGGAGGACGAGGTGCGGCGTGGTAGGGGATGGGGTGATGCCGAGGATGTAGGGGGCATCTGGGAGCGGGGATGAGAGTGTGGCATACGCTACGGGCGGTGGGGCAGGCATTATTCCAACTTCTGGCACACAGAAAAAGTGGAtagatgaatgatgaaatTTCAACAATTGTTTTCAATGTTCGATTCTCTCGTTCctgactttttttccaGGCAATAGACATTCGGGATCTCGCATGAcgtgatgatgaaattgGACGATGCAACGAGAAGGATAATCTATGAGCTGCGTGTACTATAAATCAAAAGTATGATATCTATGCATGACCACAGCACCATGCTCTCTCTCCAGAGCCGTTCCCCTCTAGATGATCGTCCCTTTGCACCATGTGTATACAGCGTgaatcatcaccaccatcgTACTTCTCGTCCCCTGCATTTCAAATGCAGCAGCTTACGGCCTACCACCAGCGGCCCGTGCTTGCCTagccttctccatctttgcctGGTTAGTCTTAGCCACAGCATACACCACACCAGCGACACCACCGACAGCGATAGCAGAGACGTTGCCAAAGTTGGCGGGGTCGCCAAAGAACAAGATACCACTGGCGGCGACAGGCAACTTGTTCAAAGCTCCGACCATACTGTACGTTGTGGAACCAGTGATACGGACACACCAGGCGGTCGAGTATGAAATGAAGACGGCGGCGGCGCCGGAAAAGGCCATGGCAGACAAAAGGAGCACGCGGTTAGAGGCAGGGAAGTTGAGGGCAAGAGATTCAGAACCCCAGTCTTCAATgacaagagagaagacgacgagaatagggatggagaggaggttgttGTAATACATAGAGTCCCAATCCTTGAAGCCAGTGATCTTGATTCGCTTTCGCATGAACAACACCTGTTCGATTGTCAAGTATATATTGTCAGATGCGTTTTATTATTCCAAACCAATGCACGTACATAGGCAGCAGAAACGATACAGTTGAGAGCCATCCAGACGTAACCAGCATTAAGGCCACCAATGGTGGATACGGGGCCAGCAGCAATCTCGACACCGGTAGTAGGGTCAAGCTCGGGCTCCTTGTTCCATACAGAAGTGATATCCGACCAGGCGGCGATCACGGAAGATCCAACCTGGGAACTATCAGCTACATGGCTAGCTCTTGCTGAAAGTACTCACCATAAGAGCGAATGAGCAGAGAGTGAGACCTGTGACGGAACCGTTGAACATGAACACTTCTCCGTAGGCCTGTAAAGCGATTAGCTTTTGCGCCTTGAATGTCAATGATGATACCAACAATAAGGATAATGGTCAAGTTCTTGAAGATGCTACAAATGAAGTTAGTCCGGTCCAAAGTTTCAAAATGGTCGGTCGTCTTACGTGTAGACGGGGATAGACAAGAATTGCTAGGATTCTTTATTAGCATCGACTGCGGCTCAATTACCGCAACTAAACTTACCAAAGCCTTCGAACCAGTGTAGATGACAGCCACCAACAATGTAGAAATAGGCCACCAGGCCCTGGCATCATTCTTATCGAAGTCACGGACTGGACGCAGCCTATCAGACCGACGCCCATTATATGTAGCAAACCGATGGACGTACAAGTGATGAAACCCAGCTTCTTCACGGCAGTGACGGCCAAAACACAGACACTCGATTGAATAGccaagagcaagaaggtcATGGTAAAGTTGGCCCCGGACACGACGTACTGCGCATGTAATGATCAGCATTGGAACGCGTCGCGCATCCTGCAGCACGCAATACTGAGAAAAAGGATTCACCTTGTTGACGACCGTCATCATGATACTGGCGGCACAGTAtgagagaatgggaaggaCTATGGCGCGTGGTCAGCTCATGATCCATCTTGAGCTCCACGCTCAAACGTGGCAGAGACGCGTTCCCACGTTCGACCGccaatccatcttctccagtaGTCGAGTCCGGCACAGTCtctcccaccaccaccactcgACTCGTGCACAGCCAGTCAGAGGCCCAACTCACCCTGCTCCTGTCCCGACGGCGTGgcgtccttcttctcccgcTCCTCCCtgtctctcctctctctgtCTACCCGCTCGTCCATGTCCCGCAGGAGGGTGGAAGACGCCTCGTCCTTGCCGTAGCCGAGGGCGGAGGGCGACGCTGGGCGAGAGATGTTGGGTGTGGGCAGGAAGGGCTTGGACATTGTGCCAGGATTGCGTTTTCCtgttggaagaaaagttgagatgcaggaggaaatggaggggGGACTTCACTGCGCCGGGGGGCCGCTGATCAGGGGTCCAGCCCAGATTACCTTTTCGCGTTTTCAGCCCCAATCTTCTTGGGCTCAGTCTAAAGATCCGGCATTTCAGCCTATATCTGCCATTTCTTGGGCCATTATATGACGTCTTTTTGGGCAAATCCAGACCTGGCCGTCTTCTGCCATGTTTCATCTTATTTTTAGATCCGTTTTACAACCGACCGCCGGCACGATTTTCAGACCGCATATCAGATCAATGCTCAATCCAATGTCCATAGTAGCTATATACAACATAATTTTTTTATGCAATTAGTCCACATCCCGGCATCCCCGACGAAACCCAACCACCTCCTCAAATTACTGCAAAGGCTTTTCTCCAGCTACTCTGTCAAAACTTTCTCGACCAACCGATTGATAGTCTCCCTCCGCTCAGTCAGCTCAACACCATactccttttccaactcttttctcactcccttcttcgtcaatTTGTCGAGCTCTGCACTCGCACATATCTTCCGAATCGAGCTCTCCAGCTGGCCATCTGTTATCGCTTGCGCACCCAGGTAATCGACTGCGGGGGCGGTGAAAGAGTCTGATGAAGGGTCGGGCAGATTGAGTGCATAGGAGCTTTGGGGTCGTGCAGGAGGTTGATATAGCTGGTGGAAGGATGAAGTATCGTCCAACGAGGGACGATTTGCCATATCCATACGACTAGACCTGAACTCCGCGATACTTCCACCATATGGCCCTTGATAAGGACTATGGTACGGGCTCTGGTAAGGGCTTTGGCGGAACTGGCTCATCTGATAGTGCGAACTGACAGGAGATGTACTCCGTGTCTGCATAGGGTGGGTTGGTTGATCATAACCATAGCCGCTGTAGCTATACGTAGACTGGGTGCGCGGGTAGTCATACGAATATTCAGCCTTTGGGGGCATGTACGATCCAGAGCGAACAGATTCTTGGTCCCAGAGTTCATTCCTTTACCGGGTCAGCAACTGCTGTCTTTTCTTATACCAGACGGTATTGCAACTCACTCATATTCTTCCCAGCTTCTCAATGGAATTGACGAAGGGTCGAATTTACCTTCATCCTGTTAAAAGCGTCAGCTGGAATGTCCATCGCTGACGTCGCCCTAATTCTAAAGACTTACATGGATAACAATCTTTTTACCCTTATCACCAACGACTACGAAAAAGGCTGTCAATTCCAGCTCTAAATTTACAAAGCCAAAACGACTCACCCAGCCTGGTAGAACCCCAACTGAAATCGTCCATTTTCCAGAAAGAGTACAACGGCAGCAAGAACGAGAATACGGGAATGGCACATATATAAACTTTGCAACCCTGTCAGTAGTGCTCTTCGTCTAGGAAAGATGGGATACTCACAGACCATCCAAGCAATCATATCCCATCGCATacggaagatgaaaatcATTGCTTGCAGACCATAGATGGCCGCGAGCATGATGATACTCAGAGTGGGTATTGACGAGCCATCGTGTACGATTAGGTAAATCAAATACACAATCTTCAATTCTTGTCAGCTTATCTACAGATCTAATGAAGCATGAGACTTACATAGGCAACAGTGACCGGTGCAATAATGGTTGACAACAAGTCGATAAAGACCACAAACCTCATCGAAAAACAACAGAACCCACACAGCTGATCCAAAAAGACAAGTTCGGCAAGATTATGGACAGTAGAATTGATCCATCGACGCCTTTGACTCAATAAAACCTTGATTGAATCAGGGGCCACAGTCTTGGCATACGCATGTCGCACAAACTTAGTCTTGTAATCTTGGAAATGCTTGAGCACTAGAGTGGTCAGGTATCTATCCTCACCCAAGTGGAGAAGGTTCTTGAGATGCAATGTGTCAACCCGGTTCTCAGAGTAGTCTTGGATGATACCATTGGAGATAAACAACGGCTTGTTCGTGTCTGGCGAACGGAGTCGGTACATGGAGAAACAACCGGGCAAACAAGTGATGGAGCCGAAGAGACTTTCAAACGCTTTGGCCAGGTGATGTGAGATGAAGTATTCGTAGACCTGTGGGATGTATTAGATGACTGGGCCCCGCTATAAATGAAACCTTACTTGGGACATTGTCACAATAGATTGCTTGGCGTTCGCAATTGATGTCTCTCCGCATACACCGATAATCTTCTTGTCGTGTCTCATCCTTAATGGCCGTTTCCATTAGTCAAAGCTAGCAGACACCAGAAATATGCAACTCACGCAGAAACGAGACGGTTCAATGACATCTCATCGACTGTCGTATCAGCGTCGATCATGAAGAGGTACTCGTAGAAACTGGGGTTGACACCAATTACGTTCTTGATCTGATGGTACATTTCAAGTTCCAGAGGATTCATGGGTGCGTTGAAATGGACCTGAAATATCGTCAGCTCGGCTCAAACGTCAGTTGAGCAAAGCTCACCTTATTCAAAAAGTGCATCACCAGCATTTGTGAATCTCGTTTACCTCGGTTACCAGGTTTCTGTCTCTCATTCGGTTTGCCGACCTTTGCAATCACAAGGTACGGTACAACGTGTCCCGCACATTCATACAAGCCCGCATAAACTTTACCCATATTATGTTGTTTTGCGCCCTCGCCGAGCGACTGGAAGCTCAATGGTTCCGGGTCATTGTTAACATCGACACCAAGGATATCAAGTACGATAGCAGGGGTGGGTTTATCGTTACCGAAACCTTTGATGTTACCATCGCAGATAACAAGGATAAGTTTACGCTTATCGTCGTACCTGAGCTTGCAGAGCGAGTCAATAGTACGTCGAAGGGACTCTTCGCCTTCGGTATAGCAAGGTACTTGACAAATGACAAACTTGTCATGGGATTCTGGTGCACGAACAGAGCCAAAGTgcaaagcagaaagaaacTTGAATCCAATAACTGCCACCATGACACAGCTCAGTGCGAGAAGAATGTATGTCGAGAACTGGCACTGCGCAGAATCTCGGGTGTCGAGTTTACCAAGGATGAACAGATTGCGTAGACATGTCTTCTGTCTCTCGACGACATCTGTGCCGATTGTTGAACCAAGATTGTCAAGAAGGGTGGTAATGTCCTTGCCGGAATTGTACTTGAACAATGATACGACCTGGTCGCTCATAAATTGACGATCCGCCTGGTCTTGGGCAGTAAGGTTGACCCCGTTAGGTGTTTTGAGCCCTCCGCCATTTTGTTGAATATAGTTCGACATATCGTACACTAAGTTGTCATATATTGCGACTGCCCTGCCCTGCCCAGCCATGTTCTTCAAATCCTTCTTTGTGTAGCCCATAAACCCAACGCGGAATCGGTGACGCATcatgatcatcatctcaGCGTACCAATCTGGTCGAGAATCATTGGTGTAAGCGCGGAAATCATGATACTGCGAGTAGACGTCGGTAGTGTTGGTGCTGTCAAGGGTGACATACTGGCTGATGGAACCAGAGACACCTCCACAAAGTGCAGAGACTTGGACGGGCAACAGTTCGCTCGCGTCCAGGCCACCATACTGCATGATGCTTTTGGTGGGAACGACTGATACTGCTGTGAGATGGATAGGTGCAAATTGAGACAAGTCGAAAACCTCGCCGCGGATTGCCACGAACGCATTGTTTGGGTTTAACGTGTAACTGTGACTAGCCAGCTCGCTTGTACTGTAGACATGTTGAGTGGGACAAATAACAGGGCCAAGAATAGCAATGACAAAGACGGCGCATCCGCAGATGAACCAGATGATCATGTTGATGGCCAGTTTTTCCCTCCAGGCTTGTCGGATGTCCTGTCTCTTCATTCCGGCAACTTTGGATAGTACAAAGCCAGGTATCCACCAAGTGAGGGCAGAACAAAGCCAAACCCATCGGCGTCTGGCAATAGACTCACGGTACTCTTCTGTGGTTTCTCCCGCCTGAGGCTCGGTATCTAGAGGGTCCTTTTCACTCTTGTGGATGGGACTCGCCAGGAGATCACGAGAAGAAGCGTATCCTTCGATATCGGTGATCGATCTTCCTCCATAACTTACATATGGCACAGCAGAGCTCTCACGGTCGTCAATTTCAAGTGAATTGTTGACGTTGGGCTGAGCGTGTTCCATGAGCGGCAAATTTGCAGACGAATCGACTGGGCGGATAGGAGGATCATTATGCACATGATCTTGTGAGTCAAATGATGCAGCCTGGTATCGATGAGGGGAGAACGGATCGGTTTGCAGCTTTCTGTGGCCAAGGTCCTCGAAGGCTTGTTGTTCTCCGGGTTCTTTGGCCCGTAGCCGGTCCTCCAGGAAATGGAATAGACTATGGGAAAGGAATACCTGATTTATTCTCAGCTCATGTGCTAATACGCGGTTATATTTGACTCACTCGCTGGAGTCCAATACCCATATCTGCCTCAGTCAAActcatcaatctctttAGATCCCTTAGTCTCTCAACATCGCCTGTTCCTTCCGGTATCCCTCGGTATAATAACTCCTCATTGTATCTTTCGCAAGCCTCTTTATGTGGCAACCTCACTTCCCAAGATGTCTGAAGCTGTTGCGCCATCTCCACTATTCCAAAGCTTCTAACTTGTTGTTTCATACTTCGCAAGTCAAATTGAGATGGTAACTGGCTGTCATTGGGTCTGAGAGTGAATATGTACCATGTTTGAGTTTGGTCAAACGACTTCAACAATGAGTCGACTGCTGCCCAGTGTTGACCGGCAATACAGTGCAGTTCCTTTGGAGAATAAGACTCATCATTACCGCCTCCTACTTGAAAGTCGctagcttcttctcccccttcttcagAGACAGGTCCAAGCGCAGTCATCTTCTTACGTCGGGTTGATGGTGCGCGGACAGGGCGTACGGATTGTTGAGCGGCGACGATGGTAGAATCGCTCCTAGGGTGAGTTTGCATGGCAATGTTTTTCATCCCGAACAAGCCCTTGATGAATGGGTTACTTGAGCCGTGTCCTTCAGCAGTAGAGACTTGAGATCGAGAAGTCGTGTTACCGCGGAGAAGCTGGATGATGTCTGTGCTTGTCTCGTTGGCGTTGCGTTCGAGGAAATTGGAGGTAGAGTATGTGACAGGACCGTCATAGTGATTAATGGTGAATGATGCTGAGGATCGAGTTCCTTGAGGAGAGATGGATATGGAAGGGTGGTTATGGAACCTCTTGCCGAGGCTTTCAAGTAAGTTACTCTCGGAGCG
This DNA window, taken from Cryptococcus tetragattii IND107 chromosome 6, whole genome shotgun sequence, encodes the following:
- a CDS encoding GDP-mannose transporter 1, which codes for MSKPFLPTPNISRPASPSALGYGKDEASSTLLRDMDERVDRERRDREEREKKDATPSGQEQVLPILSYCAASIMMTVVNKYVVSGANFTMTFLLLAIQSSVCVLAVTAVKKLGFITFRDFDKNDARAWWPISTLLVAVIYTGSKALQFLSIPVYTIFKNLTIILIAYGEVFMFNGSVTGLTLCSFALMVGSSVIAAWSDITSVWNKEPELDPTTGVEIAAGPVSTIGGLNAGYVWMALNCIVSAAYVLFMRKRIKITGFKDWDSMYYNNLLSIPILVVFSLVIEDWGSESLALNFPASNRVLLLSAMAFSGAAAVFISYSTAWCVRITGSTTYSMVGALNKLPVAASGILFFGDPANFGNVSAIAVGGVAGVVYAVAKTNQAKMEKARQARAAGGRP